One window of Triticum dicoccoides isolate Atlit2015 ecotype Zavitan chromosome 5A, WEW_v2.0, whole genome shotgun sequence genomic DNA carries:
- the LOC119301350 gene encoding jasmonate O-methyltransferase-like — protein sequence MVHMNQGQGETSYAHNSSIQNAQQNRMKPLIEAAIIDLCGSKSTLFPEKMLIADLGCSYGPNALALVSTAVKAIINHCLQFQQPPPEVCVLLNDLPDNDFNTAVKSLATLRQNNNKLVVVTGVAPGSFYERLFTSDSLHLVCSSNSLHWLSMAPEDLTMNQIPAYEMDEHARRERLPTVREAYARQFRKDFILFLELRAKELVPGGRMVVSLVGWPSNVKASKFFHLWETLVQILSVMALEGVIDKAKFDSFYVPVYGPSGEELREIIQDEGSFSIRDMRVYDATTDMDSMLFTPSSFVNYLRAIFEPIIVEHFGEVMDEFVRTAERRWSLEGSMQNERARNP from the exons ATGGTGCATATGAATCAAGGACAAGGGGAAACAAGCTATGCACACAACTCCAGTATCCAG AACGCTCAGCAGAACAGGATGAAGCCCCTGATAGAAGCGGCCATCATTGACTTGTGCGGCAGCAAAAGCACCTTGTTCCCCGAAAAGATGCTGATTGCGGACTTGGGCTGCTCTTATGGCCCAAATGCGCTAGCACTGGTATCGACTGCCGTCAAGGCCATCATCAACCACTGCCTTCAGTTCCAGCAACCACCACCCGAAGTGTGTGTGCTCCTCAATGACCTTCCTGACAATGACTTCAACACGGCGGTGAAGAGCCTGGCCACGCTCCGTCAAAATAACAACAAGCTTGTTGTTGTGACTGGTGTAGCACCGGGGTCATTTTACGAGAGGCTCTTCACTAGTGACTCCTTGCATCTTGTCTGCTCGTCCAACAGCTTGCATTGGCTCTCCATG GCTCCCGAAGATCTGACAATGAACCAGATCCCTGCGTACGAGATGGATGAGCATGCTAGGCGTGAAAGACTCCCTACGGTCCGTGAAGCATATGCACGCCAGTTCAGGAAAGATTTCATACTTTTCCTGGAGCTGAGAGCCAAAGAATTGGTTCCAGGAGGCCGAATGGTTGTTTCTCTTGTAGGGTGGCCTTCTAATGTAAAAGCCTCCAAATTCTTTCACCTTTGGGAAACTCTAGTTCAGATTCTAAGTGTCATGGCCTTAGAG GGTGTGATCGACAAAGCGAAGTTTGATTCTTTCTATGTGCCGGTGtatggaccctctggtgaagagctGAGGGAGATCATCCAAGACGAGGGCTCCTTTTCTATCAGGGATATGCGGGTATATGACGCTACAACTGATATGGACAGCATGCTCTTCACCCCAAGCTCGTTTGTGAATTATCTGAGAGCCATATTTGAGCCGATAATAGTCGAGCATTTTGGAGAGGTCATGGATGAATTTGTGAGGACCGCGGAGCGGCGCTGGAGCCTCGAGGGCAGCATGCAAAACGAGCGTGCTAGGAATCCATGA
- the LOC119301349 gene encoding LRR receptor-like serine/threonine-protein kinase IOS1: protein MRSLWVLFGAFVLAVTAVRVAGQQEGFLSIDCGLDAKFSGRRKTDTDIAYVSDDPYVDGGKNHRVAAKFDVSSRPENRRTLRSFPSGIRNCYTLPTESGGKYLVRMVFFYGDYDGKTSPSFEVHLGSNYWDTFQNNNFWWFEAVFVAWGSWVPVCLVNTGGGTPFVSTVELRPLPPSLYPQVIVDESISALARGNLGANTSYRFPDDPYDRFWEWEVSSSWANLSTKETIQREDSLPIPVLQTAVAPVNNGTVLHVTGTYKRTFEYKFFLHFSDVQNTQLRQFDIYMNDYEPYKNYSPPYLTAGKMYTTGWYKATEGTYNITLAATNRSMLPPMVSAYEVVNRIPHDAPRTSTKDFNAMMAIKLEYGVKKNWMGDPCFPAKYRWDGVNLTANTTRIISLDLSDSNLTGAISDNFTLLTELLYLDLSGNSLNGPVPKSLCKRSAGSXYFRYQSDEDMCNKTTISPPPSKSRTAIISISIVVPVLVVAILVLACLIWRGKTKPKISTHDPPREPELQGAPESRKSNADQLQNTENRRFTYKQLEKFTDKFQRCIGKGGFGLVYYGRLEDNAEVAVKMHSESSSHGLDEFLAEVNSLTKVHHRNLVSLVGYCWEKDHLALVYEYMSRGNLCDHLRGKNDGGETLGWATRVRIVLEAAQGLDYLHKGCSLPIIHRDVKTNNILLGHNLKAKLADFGLCKTYLSDMQTHISTNAAGTAGYMDPEYYHTGWLTESSDVYSFGVVLLEVATGEPPVLAGHGHIVQRVKQKIATGNVTTVADAHLGDEYDVNSMWKLIDTALACTADDAVRRPTMAVIVAQLKESLALEEGREDSSVRGSITSTTAAPMSMFGPSAR from the exons ATGAGGTCGTTGTGGGTTTTGTTTGGGGCATTCGTATTGGCAGTCACAGCAGTTCGTGTCGCCGGTCAACAAGAAG GTTTCCTGAGCATCGACTGCGGCCTGGATGCCAAATTCAGCGGGCGCAGAAAAACCGACACAGACATCGCCTACGTCTCCGACGATCCGTACGTCGACGGCGGAAAGAACCACAGGGTAGCCGCCAAGTTCGATGTCAGTTCTAGACCCGAGAACCGCCGCACGCTCAGGAGCTTCCCGTCCGGCATACGGAACTGTTACACCCTCCCAACCGAGAGCGGTGGTAAGTACCTGGTCCGGATGGTGTTCTTCTACGGGGATTACGACGGGAAGACCAGTCCATCGTTCGAGGTACACTTGGGCAGCAACTACTGGGACACGTTCCAGAACAACAACTTCTGGTGGTTCGAAGCAGTCTTCGTCGCGTGGGGGAGCTGGGTGCCGGTGTGCCTGGTGAACACCGGCGGTGGCACGCCGTTTGTGAGCACGGTGGAGCTGAGGCCGCTCCCACCCTCGCTCTATCCCCAGGTCATCGTCGACGAGTCGATATCTGCCCTTGCAAGGGGAAATCTGGGGGCAAACACTAGTTACCG GTTTCCCGACGATCCATATGACCGCTTCTGGGAATGGGAAGTCAGCTCGTCGTGGGCAAACCTTTCCACCAAAGAGACCATCCAGCGGGAAGACAGCTTGCCCATCCCTGTTCTTCAAACAGCCGTCGCTCCTGTCAACAATGGCACGGTGCTACACGTCACGGGGACGTACAAAAGGACATTCGAGTATAAATTCTTCCTACACTTCTCCGACGTCCAAAACACCCAGCTCCGACAGTTCGACATCTACATGAACGACTATGAGCCGTACAAGAACTACAGCCCCCCGTACCTTACCGCTGGTAAAATGTATACTACTGGCTGGTACAAGGCTACAGAAGGCACGTACAATATCACTCTTGCAGCCACCAATAGGTCCATGCTGCCCCCAATGGTCAGTGCATACGAGGTCGTCAACCGCATCCCCCACGACGCTCCGAGGACGTCCACTAAAGACT TCAACGCAATGATGGCTATCAAACTCGAGTACGGAGTAAAGAAAAACTGGATGGGTGATCCATGTTTTCCTGCCAAATATCGATGGGATGGCGTGAACT taactgctAACACTACGCGGATAATATCTCT GGATCTGTCAGACAGTAACTTGACTGGAGCCATATCTGATAACTTCACACTGCTCACAGAACTCCTATATCT GGATTTATCTGGCAACAGTCTGAATGGACCAGTTCCAAAGTCCCTCTGTAAAAGGAGTGCAGGATCAAAN TATTTCAGGTATCAATCTGATGAAGATATGTGCAACAAAACAACAATAAGTCCGCCTCCATCAAAAAGTAGAACAGCCATAATATCTATTTCAATAGTGGTTCCCGTGTTGGTAGTGGCTATACTTGTTCTGGCATGTTTGATCTGGAGGGGAAAGACAAAGCCCAAAA TTTCTACACATGATCCTCCCAGAGAACCAGAACTTCAAGGTGCTCCTGAAAGTAGAAAAAGTAATGCGGATCAGCTGCAAAATACTGAGAACCGCCGATTCACATACAAGCAGCTAGAGAAGTTTACCGATAAATTCCAACGGTGCATTGGCAAAGGAGGTTTTGGACTCGTGTACTACGGCCGTTTAGAAGACAATGCTGAGGTTGCTGTCAAGATGCATTCTGAATCATCATCACATGGGCTTGATGAGTTTTTAGCCGAG GTCAATAGCTTGACAAAGGTGCATCACAGGAATCTAGTTTCTTTGGTTGGTTACTGCTGGGAGAAGGACCATTTAGCACTGGTTTATGAGTACATGTCCCGGGGCAATCTTTGTGATCATCTGAGAG GGAAAAATGATGGTGGTGAAACCTTGGGTTGGGCGACACGTGTACGAATCGTGCTCGAAGCTGCACAAG GCCTGGACTATCTGCACAAGGGATGTAGCTTGCCAATAATTCACCGGGATGTGAAAACCAACAACATTCTCCTAGGTCATAATCTAAAGGCGAAACTAGCTGATTTTGGACTTTGCAAGACCTATCTTAGCGACATGCAGACCCACATATCAACCAATGCGGCTGGGACAGCAGGATACATGGACCCTGA GTACTATCACACTGGCTGGCTCACTGAGAGCAGCGATGTGTATAGCTTCGGTGTTGTTCTACTCGAGGTAGCCACTGGTGAGCCTCCGGTATTGGCAGGCCATGGCCACATCGTTCAGCGTGTGAAACAGAAGATTGCCACTGGCAACGTCACCACTGTGGCTGATGCCCATCTTGGAGATGAATATGATGTCAACTCCATGTGGAAACTGATCGACACCGCCTTGGCGTGCACAGCAGATGATGCGGTCCGAAGGCCAACAATGGCCGTCATTGTGGCGCAGCTAAAAGAGAGCCTTGCTTTGGAGGAAGGTCGTGAGGACAGTAGCGTCCGCGGAAGCATCACGAGTACCACTGCTGCCCCGATGTCCATGTTTGGTCCATCGGCAAGATGA